The region gtacaaatcttttcacaaataccaacctacaacacatatttgcaaaaagggttcccttagagtactaaggatgttttgggtgcgtaaaaccttcccatttcataaccaacccccttacctagatctctgacatttttattagtttttgatttgaaaaacttcttacttggattttgttcgctttttagcctttcctttggacaaataaaagtgcggtggcgactcaaattgtatgttgacttttggtttagttaataaacctaaaggtaacgaaaaccccgctacaaaatcaaatatttattttaatatattattgtagcaataataattaaaataaatatttaaatattaacTATTACTATTATTTATATAAATCATCCTCATTAAATAATATTAACAACCACTACTTCTCCCACCATCCCCATATCTCTACCTTTTTGCTCACATACCCCTAACACCTTAAATTCTAATTTCTAAGGTTGGTGTACTACATTCAAGGATCTCGCTTAACACAACATCACATCACAACACACACAAATTTCACAATTAtattaagaaaataaataataaaattttggggcgttacaactctcccccacttagaatattttcgtcctcgaaaatttacctgACGAGAATAATTCGGGGTATGTTTCCTACATTCAACTATCCAGCTCCCAAGTCATATTTCCTACAGCTACTCCTCCCTAAACAATTTTCACTAGAGCAATCTCTTTACCTCTCAGCTTCTTCAATTTCCGATCCTTAATTCTCACGGGCAATGCTTCTACCATAAGGTTGTCCctcacttgcacatcatccatcCTAATCACATGAGATAGATCGTGAATATACTTCCGAAGTTGTGATACATGCAATACGTCATGTGAATTCAAAAGATCGGGTGGTAAGGCCATTCTATAAGCAACAACCCCAATTCTCTGAGAAATCTGATATGGACCAACAAATTTAGGAGCCAGCTTCTTCGATTTCAGCGCACATCCAACACCCGTCACAATATCAACTCTAAGGAACACATGATCACCTTCCTTAAATTCCAAATACTTTCTTCTCGCATCATGATAAATTTTCTGCCTACTGTTTACCGTTAAAATTGGTAAACAAGCATCAGTCTTCCAACTTTAAATGTTTTTCGGTTAGTTgcaggatcgactagattgatcctaagacatgtgtTATTATTTAGTTTCTGGGTTTGTTATTTATGAACACTTCGACAATGTTCTTTAAAATTGTTAAAAGGAATGTTGCAATTCTTTAACAAAATGTAGAAATAAAGGCTTATAAAGAAAATAACTTCAAAATAAATGGCGAAATCTTAAATATTGAAATTGGCTTCAAAATAAATTGTAGTTTATGTAAATGGCATAATCTTAAATGACTTGATTAAAAGTATAAAATCTGGTATTCACACGTACATTTTCACTCAGAAACACTCGTTTCTCACGCACAGGTACTTTGAGTAAATTTAGAGTTTTTGTACAAGGTTGAACACCCTTTTTCTAATGGCTAAGTGTCCTATTTATATTAAATAGAAAATAACGCTATTCAACGGTCCTTTTCTCCAGAAGATGCCACGTCTTTGATTTGCATGCATCCCGCTGCTCAAAGCTTTCCACGCGTCTTCAAGAAACGGATAAGGCCAAAAAAATAGTTATCAGCCTCAAATTTAAATTATACTACGTCGAACATTACTCCAGCTACGCTTCGTCGAACTCCAATCTAGGCCAAAACACCTCTAAGTCCTGGATCACAACTTTCTTCATCGAAACATTCTTATTAACCTTTTTGTCGAAGTCAATATAATCTTATTCTGAATATTTCTTTGAATCCTATGACCGATTCCTAACATTTTTATGCACGTCGAAAATCCCAGCCAACAAATTGCTCCCCAAAAATGTTATTTTCGAGTGTATGGAGAAGAAGATATTTTTTGAAACATTTCGACACTAAAGCATATTCTACTGCTATGACATCATGATCATCATGACCATACCGCTTCAAATGTCTCATCGAGACATGTAAAAACCTAAAACTTAATCATCACACACTTATTTCCTAGCAGATAGTGGGCTACGCCTACTGcgtgaaggagaattgcggtccaaaacgcagcggaaattaaaaatttctcctttagagatccttacgaatggtcatgatcagtgatagaatatttacctcttgtgacggttgaatcctttggtgcagatctcttgtgacgatcaaaccctttgatgcagatctcttgtaacgatcaaaccctttgatgcagatccactaaacgatcacgaacgttgaacgatgacaacgtctctactcagtccacacgaacgggttccttcaatctcagtgctagctggtatgaatgaaggctttgagtgagggagagagagagtgagagagaaaacgaaaataatgcaaccgcaaatttttgcttctgcacaagggttctatttatagaaccacttgtgtgggcttcaagctaaaagcccacttaagtgtattttggcccatatcttataatatgcccaaaatcacttaagctcatggtaccttaccatatttcgtattctactgaagtacatcgtaccttacgatgctctataactcacttaagggcaccgtaccttacggtattccttagttactctatctctcatcaatctgtcctttgtgtgtgaccctgtaggttttcgtgacgttggcaattatattaaatcacgcatttaacataataaacagtgagcggtatctagcaacacatcactgctacccaagacacgaaaatgtcatgtgatctgacaattccttctgtgataataattatgtgtataattacccttttgcccttatgtctatattgaacacaaggcatagaccgtgtcatccttgtccagttcaatattgggcccatagacatttatcctgttatgcaggatgggcaaattccatctaggtcactcatgtccctcagcatgctttgtggagtacccatcaactgtctttatggttatccagttacggacaacgttggatcagcaataaagcactcgactctacatctaggatccatagtggtttcaggtcgaagagtggaatacactattatcaccatgagaataacttatgacaccttgcataactttctatatagtattctcatagcgggtcaatccggtataaatattactcctaatattcatacctatgtttaagacttgataactctttatccatgatccatgagatgtgatcatcagtctacaaacataatagtcttaatgctttaatgttatcccacttcacactaaagctcgactacggatactttaggaatagtgtccttatgtttaatgtgttctcatgattaagtcacacttaatacattaaacgaactatctattccag is a window of Lathyrus oleraceus cultivar Zhongwan6 chromosome 6, CAAS_Psat_ZW6_1.0, whole genome shotgun sequence DNA encoding:
- the LOC127095597 gene encoding uncharacterized protein LOC127095597; amino-acid sequence: MVISVGLVEGFAWVSIVVVSSAPTASLLDLGFLPPAMGLYRWQKIYHDARRKYLEFKEGDHVFLRVDIVTGVGCALKSKKLAPKFVGPYQISQRIGVVAYRMALPPDLLNSHDVLHVSQLRKYIHDLSHVIRMDDVQVRDNLMVEALPVRIKDRKLKKLRGKEIALVKIV